The genomic interval ttgTTGGAAAACCATCCTCATAATTCATAAATTAACTAATTTGACTTTCATCATGAAATCCAAAAAGACCCTGCATTTAACTTTAATCAAAGTAAATAATTATGCTGTGGCTGCTAGAACTCAACAATTTACTGTTTATGTAGTTTTTTCAGCTGGATACCTTAGTCACTGCAAATATTTTGCATTCAGTTAATACTGAAGTTCAATCCAgttaaaattaactttttttaagtgaaagaTTTTCATTGCTTGAATGTTAAATGGCAGCAACACGTAAAAAATGATCATCAAATAACagcatttcaatatttatttatttaacaatacATAAAATGGTTCTGTAAAGTAACACTGTCTGAGCATTAAATCCTTTTTGTAAGGTTAACATTTGGCTTTTCTCCCAAACAATATACCAGTAactaaatttgaaataaactaataagaaaTTTGTCCATCACCACTTAAAGAAAGCTCAAGATGAGAAATACATTCATATTACATAATTCAGCAAAACATCTTATAAGTGAGAGAGCAGATACCCATTCCAGTTATCGTAGATATTGATTGGAAAACCAGACTTTTCAGGATCCAAATTTTAACTCCTCCATGAAGATGAATGAACTTCATGACAGCATAACAAAATATTGTGTTAAAAAAGCTTGCCTTTTTGTTTAAATAAGTGACTCCCACAGTTAACAGATTAGACCACACACAATAGGTCAGCCATACAGATTGAAGCTTAAATAAGTGAAGCTGATGATATGCTTCTCACTCATGCCCATAGTGGAAGAATAGCTACCTTGAATGATGTTTTCTTATATCAAATGGTGAGTCACACAACTAGAATCAGAAGACGTGCttattaaacaaataaagaaagcaatttattttcccttttctaaAAGCACATAATCAGATCATCCACAGTAATTGTGTCTGTCAAAAGATGCTGAAATTTCGAAAACCAGCCATCAAAAACCTACCTGAAAACAGAAATGggtcactgaaaaaaaattgtaaagctTGATCTGCTTTACAATGTGTGCTAATAGTAATTACTATCTATGGCTGGTTCTTACCCAAAGCAATTTGGGAACATTTGGACTTGGTCAAACAACTGCATTCAGTAATGAAACCCAGGCTGGAAATATTAATTCAAGTTGGACATACATCTGTTAGAAATCTGTTTGGGAATCTTTGCCTCTTTGTTATGAGTCAATAATAAATCAGTGGGTATGAAGTTCTGTATCCATAGAAACATATTTCTTATATGATATTATTTAATTACTTTTACATTTGCTATACTTGGCATcaaatttatctaaaaattttctcttttaagtatttttaaaatgtttccaatAGAACTCTTACTATTTTCCAATCTAATTTTAAATATACACTTACTAAATATAACATGAAGAGCAcatactttaaaattttaattctttacaaATGTCAACTTAATTTGTCATTACCCtatatttttaatatataatagtatatgtatatttatatgTAATAACATACATGACTACAAGATGCCTGCCACTTCACTCTCAATCAATGACAgtttcctgtaaaaaaaaaacaacaacaacaaaaaacaaatagaaaatcttagacaaagcacaaaaaaataacTACTACTATCACTTCTTCCAGTAAAAATTTGAGGAAGTTAACCATTCCGCAGGACACAGTCCCTGAGCAAGAACAGTAAACAGCTTTCTAAACTCATTACTacggcaaataaaaaaaaagtgtgtgtTATTGTTATCACCTAATTCAGATTGTAACACCAGAAAATTTGCAGATGAATGTATATTATACAGGAAAAGACAAAGGTAAACTAACCCTGATTTCTTCACAAATACAAGCACCAGCTTCTGTAGTTGCCTCCTAAAACATAAAAGTGAATGAGTTGAATCAAATATATCCATCACATTGTTAGCCAAAAGAGTAACTTACCACTGGATTTGTAAATATATCAGCTACCTTTTTATTGTTGCCAGAGGAAAGAGttgttttttgaagaaaacaagaaaaactacaaaaaatttctgaatgaaaaagtcaaaagaGAGTGAGAAAGTCCGTAACCTGTCCTGAGAACACTGAAGCAAGTGTGCCCAAACATATCTACCTCTTCTTCTTCACCAGGTCTCCACAAAGTTGGGAAAACATTTCTTATAATTCTTCCCCTGAAAGATTTACTTTTGAATCATAAATATcctttattttacattttagtTACTTTTTGTGACCTTTCTTCTTAAAATGCAAAGatttttgaagaagaaatttatATTATGTAAGCCATGGAAGGATGGAGACATCTAATGTAGATTAAAGGCAGGGGGTTTAAGTAACATGGCTCTAATTTGGAtcagaaaaagttaaaattaagaaattgtGTTAAGTTAGACATCAGATAAACTTGCCATGAAGGATGTTCTTTAAGGCCCATAGAACAAAACAGTatcataaatttgaaaaatttaaaaaaaacaaaggaatgtCACATACTGTTCTTCTTCCAGTGAGGAGGTAGGTGGTTATATGGCCTTTGCCCTTGACTGGGATAGTTCCTCTACGCTCAAATGTGAAGAATTCATCAAGAAGTTTCTTAGATGCCTCGCTGACCTGTATTCTCCCTTTCACACCAGTGGAGTCCATTCTGCTTGCAATATTCACTGTGTCTCCCCATATGTCATAGAGAAGTTTTGTTGTACCAATGACCCCTGCTGTGACTGGCCCAGCATTAAATCCTATCCGTAAATGAAACTCAAATCCCAGCATGTGTTCATTGAATTTGTCAACAACCTTGATCATTCCCAAAGCAAATTCAACAAGTTGCTTCAGGTGGTCATATGGGTGGGCATCTTTTTTGGCGCAACCTTCTGGGTAGAGGCCAGCCCCAGCCATAAAGGTTGAGCCATTGACTGTCTTGATTTTCTCCACTTGGCTAAACTGGCTTTTGTCTGTCAGAAGGTCATCAAAGTCACCAACAAGTTCATTCAAAACTCTGATACATTCCTTGCCACCTTCAAAGTTCTCTTCATAGAAGTCAGAAAAGTTTACTATTGAAGCAAAAATTACTCCAACATTTTCATAGTTCCGTGAGTAATGACTAGACAGTTTTAGTGCATCTGCTACATGTTTAGGGAAAATGCTCTCCAGTAGCCAGGCAGCCTGCTCTTTGTGCATTTGCGCTTTTCGTTTGTCTTTAGCAGCTTCCTCATCTCCATTGAAATTACGTCGTACGCTCATTTCCAACTGACGATttaacacacacacaaaaatcaGAAGTAAGCCAATGCAAACCATGATTTCTAAGCCTAAACGCTCATTGTATTCTGCTCCAGGCCGAAATGCACAAAATTCGTCATAAGTAAGCAAAATAATGTATGTAATAGAAAACACAGCAGCAAGTACAGTCTTCATCCAAGATGTAAGTTGAGTGAAATTGCAGAAATGTAAAAGTGCCACAGCAAATATTAAGGAGTAGAATTCTCTTGCTTTTGAATCAGTACGGTCCTTACAGTTCATGAAGTTTGCAAAGAGTGTTCCCATGGGAAGACACATTAAAAGAGCTCCTATAAGATGGCTTGTGAACCAGCCGCAAATGTAACCAACAATTTGGTGTATACATACAGAATATAAATGTGGAAATGCTCTGGCAACTGTTAAGCAGAACAATgttatttcaataacaattgaaattggcgacaagaCCTGCACTGCTAATGGAACAGGTTGGTAGAGCGTGAAGCCTAAAATCATTATGACTAGATAAATAATGTTGGAAAGCAACACATCTAAAAAGAAGTTCACTCTGGGAGATGCAAACGTTGTCACCGAAGGGTTCAACAACGTACAGTCCTGACCTTCATTCTGATATCGTCCCTCAGTTTCTCTGTCATGAAACTGTAGGGTGCAAGGGTTCATTGACCTGTGAAAGTACTCATCGCTAGTGCTCTCTTGACTCATCAATTTGACAAGTTGCTGATCATTGTTTGTTCTCAGAGTATCCCTCATTAAAGCTTCATTCAGGGATAAGCCCAAAACTTGAGGAGAGCATTGACCCTCTGGCACTCTTCCATTAgaatcttcatcatcatcatcagatCGGATTGAAGTTCCACTGCAATAGTCCATTTCAATGACACCAGGCTTGACTTTCAGGTTGCCTTTAAGGATTTTAGGACCATTGTCCGAACTTGACTCACCTTGACTGGAAATGTTTGAATCAGAGTTAAACATCACATCTGAGGAGGTAATCTGTTCTGAGATCTTGACAtgcttcttgttttcttgtggACTGCTGTAATGAGAAGCATTCTCATTCATGCTGACATTGATGGAGTTTAGGATTGCTGGTTTCTTTTTGCGTCCACTTGGGTGAAGCAGATTCATTGGTTTCTTCATACCGTTCTTACGACCAACAATGAAGTAAGTCTTAATACCTTCCAAGCCATGATAACGTGAACTGCCATTACCATCTTCCACAATATAGTGACCAGCAAGAAACTTAAGTGTTGTTGCAGTGATATGTACACGTCCAGGGAGACCAGCCGTTTCCATGCGGTTTGCTAAGTTTACATCATTGGACCAAACATCAAATTTAAAGCGTAGCGAGCCGACAATACCACATAGAACAGTCCCTGTATGAACGCCCACCCTCATGTCAACTTCATTCTTGGTGTCCGCATCAAATTCTTTGATTTGTTCCAACATGTCCAGTCCCATCTCCACACAATTAAATGCATGATGGGCTGTCGCTTCAGGGCATCCTGCCACACAATAATAACAATCACCAAGGGTGCTGATTTTCTCGCAGTTATTGATATCTGTGAGGCGATCAAAGCGCCCAAAGAGATCGTTCAAGAGCCTAACTAATTGCTCAGCAGACTTATTGGAAGACATGTTGGTGAAGCCCACGATATCGGCGAAAAGAATGCTGACATTCTCCATGCGATGCATCTGAAACGGTCGGAAGACCATCTGGCCTTTGTTTCGTCGTCTTTTCTTGCCGTTTGTACTGTCCTTCGGATCTTCCTCCATTTCTTCGACCACAAGCAGCTCTTTGGCCACTAAATCCGGCATTACCGATCGGATCATCTGTTCTTTCAcctgtttttcaatttccaaGTCGCGACGAGCAACAACACATTGACCAACCTTCCAGAAAGTGCTTCTTTCTCGTACTTGGGCCATGAAAAAGATTTGAATTCCAAACAGATGAATACACATGTGCAAAATTAAACGACAGATGATTTCCTTGGGCTGGCTGTCTCTTTCCTTTTCGTCGGTGACCACGTCAGAGAGAACTTCGTGAGCGACAGAAAAAGCCACCGTCATTACAATGCAGATGTACAAATGAAGCGAATGGATCATGGTATAAATCAGCATGATAACACATGTACACATACAAAATCGAGCCGGGTTCGAAAGAGCTGTTCCCCTCTCTCGCAAAGCGAACAGGCAAAGTTCCATGGCGATCAGTAAAACAGACGCGAGCAACGAAACAAACGATGCACATTTCTTGTACAATCTGCTGAATTTAGTAAACAGTATTAAGGAGATCACTAACCCCAAAAAAAACCCAGCTCCTACTAAGATCTGATAGCCTTCACTCTTGAGCAGAACCGCAAAAAATATCCCCCAGATGACACAAACGAGGCATACAAATACGAGAGCGTGGACGAGACGCCTTTGGTTGTGGGAAGTGAAACGCTGAAACTCCTCTTCCAAAATTTCCGAATCAAATGAGGGCTTCCACCATTGAGAAGAAGCTCGCTCAAAAAACAAGGGAATACAACCTTTTTTCGAGCGCGTATCGACCTGTGAAAAAGACCTCTCTTTTTTAACCGAAGCGTATGACGGTTTTAATTCGACACTCATGGACTCTGGATCTGTGCTGATAGAGTATCCAGACCTTTCCTCACCAGCCATTTCACTATCCAAAGAAAGACAGCTTGCTTTTCAAGGCTTCCCCGGTGTTGATCACCTAACTAAATCATCTCTTTAGCGTCTTCTAAGTCATTTTAAGAGCAATCGGCATATCAGGACCTCAACCACTACCCTTTCCGCCAAATGCTCTTCTTCCTCGACATCAAAAGGGAATTCAGGGATTTCCTGAGCGAAAGCACTTAACTTTCAGCGGCTCTAAACTTTAGCACATGAAGAAAATATACACGCTCAATGCGAGCTCTTTTTTTCCGAGGCGTATATCACGTGATCTATAGCTACACGTGACATCATTTGGTGTCGTCTAAGTGGCTGTGAGGCTTCCTGTGTTTTAGGTTTGGTGTGAAAGGACAGCCAGTTGAACATCTAACCTATTTTTAGCAAATTCTTCGCATTGTGGTCATGCATGCTCAAACCACTTGTACTTTCGCTGAAAACAAATAGGTCACTAATGGCTGGTTCAAATTTCAATGATTTTGTAGAATTTAACACCAAGGGAAGGTCAGATGGTTTAAGAAAAATATATGCGTAACGAGGGGAGTGAATTGTGTAAATATACAAGCATAAATATGGAGGGTTTTGGAGAAGCAAACGGAAATATGCTAATCGATCATGTCAGGTATCGCTGAGATCTTaactcccctcccccc from Pocillopora verrucosa isolate sample1 chromosome 14, ASM3666991v2, whole genome shotgun sequence carries:
- the LOC131777715 gene encoding adenylate cyclase type 9-like; translation: MAGEERSGYSISTDPESMSVELKPSYASVKKERSFSQVDTRSKKGCIPLFFERASSQWWKPSFDSEILEEEFQRFTSHNQRRLVHALVFVCLVCVIWGIFFAVLLKSEGYQILVGAGFFLGLVISLILFTKFSRLYKKCASFVSLLASVLLIAMELCLFALRERGTALSNPARFCMCTCVIMLIYTMIHSLHLYICIVMTVAFSVAHEVLSDVVTDEKERDSQPKEIICRLILHMCIHLFGIQIFFMAQVRERSTFWKVGQCVVARRDLEIEKQVKEQMIRSVMPDLVAKELLVVEEMEEDPKDSTNGKKRRRNKGQMVFRPFQMHRMENVSILFADIVGFTNMSSNKSAEQLVRLLNDLFGRFDRLTDINNCEKISTLGDCYYCVAGCPEATAHHAFNCVEMGLDMLEQIKEFDADTKNEVDMRVGVHTGTVLCGIVGSLRFKFDVWSNDVNLANRMETAGLPGRVHITATTLKFLAGHYIVEDGNGSSRYHGLEGIKTYFIVGRKNGMKKPMNLLHPSGRKKKPAILNSINVSMNENASHYSSPQENKKHVKISEQITSSDVMFNSDSNISSQGESSSDNGPKILKGNLKVKPGVIEMDYCSGTSIRSDDDDEDSNGRVPEGQCSPQVLGLSLNEALMRDTLRTNNDQQLVKLMSQESTSDEYFHRSMNPCTLQFHDRETEGRYQNEGQDCTLLNPSVTTFASPRVNFFLDVLLSNIIYLVIMILGFTLYQPVPLAVQVLSPISIVIEITLFCLTVARAFPHLYSVCIHQIVGYICGWFTSHLIGALLMCLPMGTLFANFMNCKDRTDSKAREFYSLIFAVALLHFCNFTQLTSWMKTVLAAVFSITYIILLTYDEFCAFRPGAEYNERLGLEIMVCIGLLLIFVCVLNRQLEMSVRRNFNGDEEAAKDKRKAQMHKEQAAWLLESIFPKHVADALKLSSHYSRNYENVGVIFASIVNFSDFYEENFEGGKECIRVLNELVGDFDDLLTDKSQFSQVEKIKTVNGSTFMAGAGLYPEGCAKKDAHPYDHLKQLVEFALGMIKVVDKFNEHMLGFEFHLRIGFNAGPVTAGVIGTTKLLYDIWGDTVNIASRMDSTGVKGRIQVSEASKKLLDEFFTFERRGTIPVKGKGHITTYLLTGRRTEATTEAGACICEEIRETVID